From one Melioribacteraceae bacterium genomic stretch:
- a CDS encoding MBL fold metallo-hydrolase — protein MKSTRRKFIKKGFLASIGSYLIPSFLLTSDTEASGIFPLNFKPDPSQWSDTEVTVTWIGHSTMLINFFGKWILTDPVLKERVGVYFFGTSIGPSRMTPPALTIDEIPKPDLILLSHAHMDHMDYPTLSDFAYKYPNQIDVVTAYLTQDVIDNLPWKSLHVMDWNDKLKSNEIDITALEVEHFGWRFPWEKDRSRGFIKDGRSYNAYLLKRNGKSILFGGDMRMHNKLEIIKNENVDIAFMPIGAYDPWLQSHCTPEQALEMTDSINAKYFIPMHTKTFQQGQEPFNEPIDRMLAAAPKFRPQIGIEEIGQTFRLN, from the coding sequence ATGAAATCAACCCGAAGAAAATTTATAAAAAAAGGATTCTTGGCATCGATTGGAAGTTATTTAATTCCGAGTTTCCTATTAACAAGCGATACCGAAGCCTCCGGTATTTTCCCGCTGAATTTTAAACCGGATCCCAGTCAATGGTCAGATACCGAAGTAACAGTAACTTGGATTGGTCATTCAACTATGCTGATCAATTTTTTCGGAAAATGGATTTTAACCGATCCAGTATTAAAGGAAAGGGTCGGTGTATATTTTTTTGGAACCAGTATCGGTCCATCAAGAATGACTCCGCCTGCATTAACGATCGATGAAATTCCTAAACCAGATTTAATTTTACTATCTCACGCTCATATGGATCACATGGATTACCCCACGTTATCAGATTTTGCTTACAAATATCCAAACCAAATTGATGTAGTTACCGCATACTTAACACAGGATGTAATTGATAATCTTCCTTGGAAATCGCTGCATGTTATGGATTGGAATGATAAACTAAAATCGAATGAAATTGATATTACTGCTCTTGAAGTTGAACATTTCGGCTGGCGTTTCCCATGGGAAAAAGATCGTTCACGCGGATTTATAAAAGACGGAAGAAGCTATAATGCGTATCTGCTTAAACGAAACGGAAAATCGATTTTGTTTGGTGGTGATATGCGCATGCACAATAAGTTAGAAATAATAAAAAATGAAAATGTTGATATCGCATTTATGCCGATCGGTGCTTACGATCCTTGGCTGCAAAGTCACTGCACACCGGAACAAGCTTTAGAAATGACTGATTCAATTAATGCAAAGTATTTTATTCCGATGCACACTAAAACATTTCAACAAGGACAAGAACCTTTTAATGAACCGATTGATAGAATGTTAGCCGCCGCACCAAAATTTAGACCGCAAATTGGTATTGAGGAAATTGGGCAGACTTTTAGGTTGAATTAA
- a CDS encoding TPM domain-containing protein encodes MNENLIYHFFTDDDFLRISEAISLNEKTTAGEIRVAIKDDLPLLNKKDIRKLAEEEFFRLGMNYTRDKTGILIYVNLLLRQFYILADSGINEKVDQATWDKIRDEIQNEFKLGHYTEGIIFGINEVGKILSSNFPIKPDDVNELTNKVEF; translated from the coding sequence ATGAATGAGAACTTAATATATCATTTTTTCACCGATGATGATTTCCTTAGAATTTCTGAGGCAATTTCACTTAATGAAAAAACAACCGCCGGTGAAATCCGTGTAGCTATAAAAGATGATCTTCCGCTATTGAACAAAAAGGATATTAGAAAACTCGCAGAAGAAGAATTCTTTCGTCTTGGGATGAATTATACACGCGATAAAACCGGGATTCTTATTTATGTAAATCTTTTATTAAGACAGTTCTACATCCTAGCCGATTCCGGAATTAATGAAAAGGTTGACCAAGCAACATGGGATAAAATTCGTGATGAAATCCAAAATGAATTTAAGCTCGGACACTATACCGAAGGAATCATATTCGGTATTAATGAAGTAGGCAAAATTCTCTCGAGTAACTTCCCTATTAAACCAGATGACGTCAACGAACTAACCAATAAGGTAGAGTTCTAA
- the gpmA gene encoding 2,3-diphosphoglycerate-dependent phosphoglycerate mutase, with product MYKVVLIRHGESVWNKLNLFTGWTDVDLSEKGIQEALQGGKVLKEEGYTFDIAYTSVLKRAVKTLNIVLDQMDLDWIPVVKNWRLNERHYGALQGLNKAETAEKYGMEQVLEWRRSFDTPPPALEESDDRYPGKDPRYADLSKDELPLTESLKLTIDRFLPYWHETIAPTIKSGKKVVVVAHGNSLRALVKYLDNISEEEIVGLNIPTGVPLVYELDKNLKPIKSYYLGDQEKIQAAINSVAKQTEKK from the coding sequence ATGTACAAAGTAGTTTTAATTAGACACGGCGAGAGCGTTTGGAATAAGCTGAATCTTTTTACCGGCTGGACTGATGTTGATCTTTCCGAAAAGGGAATTCAAGAAGCACTTCAAGGCGGCAAAGTGTTAAAGGAAGAAGGTTACACTTTTGATATTGCTTACACTTCCGTATTGAAAAGAGCAGTAAAAACATTGAATATTGTATTAGATCAAATGGATTTGGATTGGATTCCTGTTGTGAAAAATTGGAGATTGAACGAAAGACATTACGGTGCTTTACAAGGTTTGAACAAGGCAGAAACCGCCGAAAAATACGGTATGGAACAAGTTTTAGAATGGCGAAGAAGTTTCGATACTCCTCCGCCGGCATTAGAAGAAAGTGACGATCGTTATCCAGGCAAAGATCCTCGATATGCCGATCTTTCTAAAGATGAACTCCCTTTAACGGAAAGCTTGAAATTGACTATCGACAGATTTTTACCTTACTGGCATGAAACAATCGCACCGACAATTAAATCCGGTAAGAAAGTTGTTGTTGTCGCCCACGGTAATAGTTTGAGAGCACTCGTAAAATATCTTGACAACATTTCGGAAGAGGAAATTGTTGGTCTTAATATTCCGACTGGAGTTCCATTAGTTTACGAACTAGATAAAAACTTAAAACCGATTAAAAGTTATTATTTAGGTGATCAAGAAAAAATTCAAGCTGCGATAAACTCTGTAGCAAAGCAAACTGAAAAGAAGTAG
- a CDS encoding PorV/PorQ family protein produces MIKRIFILLTFCISLFTSLNAQTVIGKYAGEFLAIGVGGRALGMGGAHTAIVNDVTAGYWNPAGLARIDYPQIALMHEEHFGDLVNYNYGAVAIPYGTDMTFGLSVIRLGVDGIPDTRDALYDANGDGILDINTDRLDYSKITEFNNTDWAFYLSFAKRHSENFYWGANVKVIRRDLAEFSATGVGFDVGAVYMPMEDLYLGATIQDVTTTLVAWSTGRNELISPTAKVGAAYAFHILGGRVMPVLDLDIRFEGRDYASYFNIGPVSFDSHFGVEYTYDNLFSVRAGYNDVKQFTIGAGIKLPKLYIDYSFARMSQSENERLPDTHRISLMLSLEEPKFMRDIN; encoded by the coding sequence ATGATTAAGAGAATCTTCATCCTTCTCACTTTTTGCATTTCACTTTTTACTTCATTAAACGCTCAAACTGTAATCGGTAAATATGCAGGTGAATTTTTGGCAATAGGTGTCGGCGGACGAGCACTCGGAATGGGCGGCGCGCATACCGCAATTGTTAATGATGTTACCGCTGGTTATTGGAATCCCGCCGGACTTGCCAGAATTGATTATCCGCAAATTGCACTTATGCATGAAGAACATTTTGGTGATCTTGTAAATTATAATTACGGTGCGGTTGCAATTCCATACGGAACGGATATGACATTCGGATTGAGTGTTATTCGTCTTGGTGTTGACGGAATTCCCGATACACGCGATGCACTTTATGACGCAAACGGTGATGGAATTCTGGATATAAATACCGATCGACTTGATTATTCGAAAATAACAGAATTCAACAATACCGATTGGGCATTTTATCTTTCATTTGCAAAGCGCCATTCAGAAAATTTCTATTGGGGTGCGAACGTTAAAGTTATTCGCAGAGATTTAGCGGAATTCAGTGCTACAGGTGTTGGCTTTGATGTCGGCGCAGTTTATATGCCGATGGAAGATCTTTATCTCGGTGCAACAATTCAAGATGTAACAACAACATTAGTTGCATGGAGTACTGGGCGAAATGAATTGATTTCACCGACCGCAAAAGTTGGTGCCGCTTATGCATTCCATATTTTAGGCGGAAGAGTAATGCCGGTTCTCGATCTTGATATTCGTTTTGAAGGAAGAGATTACGCGTCATATTTTAACATTGGTCCGGTAAGTTTTGATTCGCACTTTGGTGTTGAATATACCTACGATAATCTGTTCTCGGTTAGAGCCGGTTATAACGACGTTAAACAATTTACAATAGGTGCGGGAATAAAACTGCCTAAACTTTATATCGACTATTCATTCGCAAGAATGAGTCAATCCGAAAATGAGAGATTGCCCGACACACATAGAATCTCGTTAATGTTATCTCTCGAAGAGCCGAAGTTTATGAGAGACATAAATTAA
- a CDS encoding sigma-70 family RNA polymerase sigma factor, with translation MKHSPAEILEFTITYNQFKGYIYNYISKMLNDKEMCFDVVQSVFLKFFENFHLIKNKESTKSWLFTTARNEVFSIYRKKKVRKNVFTFEDEEELSSNEDNFSEEIEMKEIKELLQIELDDLPEEQKEIYVLKEYGGLSYKEIAETLGIEEDLVKSRLYKTRQKLIKRLSKVLK, from the coding sequence TTGAAGCATTCGCCGGCTGAAATATTAGAGTTTACTATTACATACAATCAGTTCAAGGGATATATCTACAATTACATATCCAAAATGCTGAACGATAAAGAAATGTGTTTTGATGTTGTTCAATCTGTGTTCCTTAAATTCTTTGAAAATTTTCATCTGATAAAGAATAAAGAAAGTACAAAATCATGGTTGTTTACAACCGCAAGAAATGAAGTTTTTTCAATTTATAGAAAGAAGAAAGTACGAAAGAATGTTTTCACGTTTGAAGATGAAGAAGAATTAAGCAGTAACGAAGATAATTTTTCGGAAGAAATTGAAATGAAAGAAATAAAAGAACTTCTTCAAATAGAACTTGATGATTTACCCGAAGAACAAAAAGAAATTTATGTCTTAAAAGAATACGGCGGATTAAGTTATAAAGAAATCGCGGAAACTCTTGGCATTGAAGAAGACTTGGTTAAAAGTCGTTTATATAAAACACGACAAAAACTTATAAAAAGATTATCCAAAGTTTTAAAGTAA
- a CDS encoding energy transducer TonB: MKKMLLIFIAVFVFGCTEKSDGVKIIDNYDEEYLTEKQVDNEAGTEEELKLVMEDIKQIVHDEYSKLNSPIKAVFNYRLYINEEGRVDGIKQLPISEKYSTEDGSYKLIAKELLLKEFADAAKSWKFTAATKENNPVKFRGDLELILTVDETGTIKEEIPSLKSLGNVLSKLKFTDDDIYFVVVEEQPEPIGGLMAIQGKIVYPKKAKEAGIQGRVFVKAFINEEGIVDKVELLKGFDPECDSVAMNAIKQTKFTSPKQRGEPVKVQVAIPIVFKLQ, encoded by the coding sequence ATGAAAAAAATGTTACTAATATTTATCGCGGTTTTTGTTTTTGGTTGTACTGAAAAAAGTGACGGTGTGAAAATAATCGATAATTATGACGAAGAATATTTAACGGAAAAACAAGTTGATAACGAAGCGGGAACCGAAGAAGAACTCAAGTTAGTAATGGAAGATATCAAACAAATAGTCCACGATGAATATTCTAAACTAAACTCACCGATCAAAGCTGTTTTTAATTATAGACTTTACATTAATGAGGAAGGAAGAGTTGATGGCATTAAACAATTGCCGATCTCGGAAAAATATTCAACAGAAGACGGCAGTTATAAATTAATTGCTAAGGAATTATTATTAAAAGAGTTTGCAGACGCAGCCAAGAGTTGGAAGTTTACTGCCGCAACAAAGGAAAACAATCCAGTAAAATTTCGTGGTGATCTTGAATTAATCTTAACGGTAGATGAAACCGGAACTATTAAAGAAGAAATTCCATCACTTAAGTCATTGGGCAATGTGTTATCGAAACTGAAATTCACAGATGATGATATTTACTTTGTTGTTGTAGAAGAACAGCCTGAACCTATTGGCGGGTTAATGGCAATTCAAGGAAAAATAGTTTATCCGAAAAAAGCAAAGGAAGCCGGTATTCAAGGCAGAGTTTTTGTAAAAGCATTCATAAACGAAGAAGGTATTGTTGATAAAGTAGAACTTCTAAAAGGATTTGATCCCGAATGTGATTCTGTTGCAATGAATGCAATTAAGCAGACAAAATTTACATCACCAAAACAAAGGGGAGAACCTGTTAAAGTGCAGGTTGCAATTCCCATCGTATTTAAATTACAATAA
- a CDS encoding energy transducer TonB — MKNVVANSFRFIIILSFILIGTQTQSFAQANEYVTDAEEMPQPIGGLEAIMKNVVYPKEAKVNNIQGKVLVEAFIDASGNVVEVKIKEGVEALNNAAQTAVKKTKFTPAKVKGKAVKSKIIIPIMFKLS, encoded by the coding sequence ATGAAAAATGTTGTTGCGAACAGTTTCAGATTTATAATTATTTTATCATTCATTCTCATAGGAACACAAACTCAAAGTTTTGCACAAGCGAATGAATATGTGACAGATGCGGAAGAAATGCCTCAACCAATCGGGGGATTGGAAGCTATCATGAAGAATGTTGTCTATCCGAAAGAAGCAAAGGTAAATAATATTCAAGGTAAAGTTTTGGTAGAAGCTTTTATTGATGCAAGCGGGAATGTTGTTGAAGTAAAAATCAAAGAAGGAGTTGAAGCATTAAATAATGCTGCTCAAACTGCAGTGAAGAAAACTAAATTTACTCCGGCAAAAGTGAAAGGAAAAGCAGTTAAATCAAAGATTATAATTCCAATCATGTTTAAGCTAAGTTAA
- a CDS encoding type II toxin-antitoxin system RelE/ParE family toxin produces the protein MKWSIEYYSEDIQKKILSLPSGLLARYLRLTDIMLEFGSHLGMPHTKFLEDGLIELRVKGKEGIARIFYCTLIEKRIIMLHSFIKKSNKTPKKEIQIARGRMKEVIKNDARRTKK, from the coding sequence GTGAAGTGGAGCATTGAATATTATAGTGAAGATATTCAAAAAAAAATTCTTTCTTTGCCTTCGGGGTTATTAGCACGGTACTTAAGATTAACAGACATAATGCTGGAATTTGGCTCTCATTTGGGGATGCCTCATACAAAGTTTTTGGAGGATGGTTTAATAGAACTTAGGGTAAAAGGTAAAGAGGGAATTGCGCGGATATTCTACTGTACATTAATTGAAAAGCGAATTATAATGTTGCATTCATTTATTAAAAAATCAAATAAAACACCAAAGAAAGAAATACAAATAGCCAGAGGAAGAATGAAAGAGGTGATAAAAAATGACGCACGAAGAACTAAAAAATAA
- a CDS encoding helix-turn-helix transcriptional regulator encodes MTHEELKNKALKKASVKKEYDKLEPEFTLLREMLRARNRAGLSQAQVAQKMGTKSTAITRLESSLSSGKHSPSLATIKKYLEALDCRLEIKITQN; translated from the coding sequence ATGACGCACGAAGAACTAAAAAATAAAGCACTTAAAAAAGCTTCGGTAAAAAAAGAATATGATAAACTTGAGCCGGAATTTACTTTGTTGAGAGAAATGCTTCGAGCAAGGAATAGAGCCGGTCTTAGTCAAGCACAAGTAGCTCAAAAAATGGGGACGAAATCTACTGCAATAACAAGGCTAGAATCATCTCTAAGCTCCGGAAAACATTCTCCGTCACTGGCAACAATCAAAAAATATTTAGAAGCATTAGATTGTCGTTTGGAAATTAAAATTACACAAAACTAA
- the rseP gene encoding RIP metalloprotease RseP, with translation MDYIIYFAITIGILVFVHELGHFLAAKMSGMRAEVFAIGYGRRILGYNKITGFTFGPLPKDFDGEGNTDYRISLLPLGGYVKISGMIDESFDTEFAKSEPKDYEFRAKPTYKKLFVISAGVMMNLTLTILILWGINFFQGKQIIDTTDLGYVEENTPAAQAGFETNDKILSINGKTTENWDDIVNNLLIDNIGKDVNVTVLRGGEEVSFKIQKELIAENAQKSFMIPFGHTQPYISEIMKNSPAEAAGIQAGDIFLEMNGMKLNNSHEAIRIISSNPEKEISLVLLRDEDTVTTTVKSGYDGKIGIYITDVYTGPIKFENYGFFGSLFQSFENITQITALTFSMFKNVIVGDVQFDQVFGGPVKIAQFAARSADTGIISFLYFLAMLSLSLAILNFLPFPVLDGGHFVIIIIEGIMRKELPVKIKIAIQNFGFIVLLMLMAFIIYSDIMSL, from the coding sequence ATGGACTATATAATTTATTTCGCTATAACAATCGGTATTTTGGTTTTTGTTCATGAACTTGGACACTTCCTTGCAGCAAAAATGTCCGGAATGAGAGCCGAGGTATTTGCAATCGGATACGGAAGAAGAATCCTAGGTTACAACAAAATTACCGGTTTTACATTCGGACCTTTACCAAAAGATTTTGACGGAGAAGGGAATACCGATTATAGAATTTCACTTCTACCACTTGGCGGATATGTAAAAATATCAGGCATGATCGATGAAAGTTTTGATACGGAATTTGCCAAATCAGAACCGAAGGACTATGAATTCAGAGCTAAGCCAACTTATAAAAAACTCTTTGTAATCTCTGCCGGTGTTATGATGAACCTTACATTGACAATTCTCATTTTATGGGGAATTAATTTCTTTCAAGGTAAACAAATAATCGACACAACCGATCTTGGTTATGTTGAAGAAAATACACCTGCCGCACAAGCCGGTTTCGAAACAAACGATAAAATATTATCTATTAATGGAAAAACAACCGAGAATTGGGATGATATCGTTAACAATCTCTTAATAGATAATATTGGTAAAGATGTCAACGTAACTGTATTAAGAGGCGGAGAAGAAGTTTCATTCAAAATACAGAAAGAATTAATAGCCGAAAATGCTCAGAAAAGTTTTATGATTCCTTTCGGTCACACTCAGCCTTACATATCGGAAATTATGAAAAATTCTCCGGCAGAAGCCGCCGGTATTCAAGCCGGCGATATTTTCCTCGAAATGAACGGAATGAAACTGAACAACAGCCATGAAGCAATACGCATTATTTCTTCTAATCCGGAAAAAGAAATATCACTTGTTCTTTTGCGAGATGAAGATACTGTAACTACAACAGTAAAATCTGGTTATGACGGTAAGATAGGAATCTATATTACAGACGTTTATACAGGCCCAATAAAGTTCGAGAATTATGGCTTCTTCGGTTCATTGTTTCAAAGCTTCGAGAATATTACTCAAATAACTGCATTAACTTTTTCGATGTTCAAGAATGTAATAGTCGGTGATGTCCAATTCGATCAAGTATTTGGCGGACCGGTTAAGATTGCACAATTTGCTGCAAGAAGTGCGGATACCGGAATTATTTCCTTCTTATACTTTTTAGCAATGTTGAGCTTGAGTTTGGCAATATTAAATTTCCTTCCCTTCCCGGTTCTTGACGGAGGTCATTTTGTTATAATTATTATCGAAGGAATAATGAGAAAAGAACTACCGGTTAAAATTAAAATCGCAATTCAAAATTTTGGATTTATTGTTTTACTTATGTTGATGGCATTTATTATTTACAGCGATATAATGAGTTTGTGA
- a CDS encoding 1-deoxy-D-xylulose-5-phosphate reductoisomerase translates to MSEQKEILILGSTGSIGVNTLNVIREFPEKFKVTGLTVNTNIADLEKQIEEFNPSYVVVTDKSKADELKKRINIKCEVLSGKDGLIEIAKNLNYDIIVTALVGFAGLSPTIEGIKRKKRIALANKETLVVAGELITDMIYQFGSELIPVDSEHSAIFQCLIGEEKEYIDKLILTASGGPFLNLDKESLSKVTVEQALAHPNWKMGSKITIDSATMMNKGLEVIEAHWLFGLPKERIEVVVHPQSIIHSMVEFIDGSIKAQLSLPDMKLPIQYALSFPERFGCDFVETKLPRIRELTFFEPDFEKFECLKLAYEVMTAGGTSPCILNAANEIAVDKFLKGKIHFTDIPLIIKSSLDKIENHRTPDLETIFECDRQTREYAEHFFDN, encoded by the coding sequence GTGAGTGAACAAAAGGAAATATTAATTCTCGGATCAACGGGATCAATTGGTGTTAATACTCTTAATGTGATAAGAGAATTCCCGGAAAAGTTTAAAGTCACTGGTTTGACCGTTAACACAAATATTGCTGATCTCGAAAAACAAATTGAGGAGTTTAATCCATCTTATGTTGTTGTGACGGATAAGTCCAAAGCTGATGAGTTGAAAAAGCGGATTAATATTAAATGCGAAGTACTTTCCGGTAAAGATGGTTTGATTGAAATCGCAAAAAATCTTAACTATGACATAATAGTTACAGCTCTGGTTGGTTTTGCGGGATTATCACCTACAATAGAAGGAATTAAAAGAAAAAAACGAATTGCATTAGCAAACAAGGAAACTCTTGTTGTTGCCGGTGAATTAATAACTGATATGATTTATCAATTCGGTTCCGAATTGATTCCGGTTGATTCCGAACATAGCGCAATTTTTCAATGCCTAATAGGTGAAGAAAAAGAATACATCGATAAATTAATTTTAACTGCTTCGGGCGGACCTTTCCTTAATCTCGACAAAGAAAGTTTATCCAAAGTTACGGTTGAACAAGCTCTTGCTCATCCGAATTGGAAAATGGGAAGTAAAATCACAATTGATTCCGCAACAATGATGAACAAAGGCTTGGAAGTAATCGAAGCTCATTGGTTGTTCGGTTTACCGAAAGAAAGGATTGAAGTTGTTGTTCATCCTCAATCAATTATTCATTCAATGGTTGAGTTTATTGACGGATCGATCAAAGCGCAATTAAGTTTGCCGGATATGAAACTTCCGATTCAATATGCGTTATCTTTCCCGGAAAGATTCGGATGTGATTTTGTTGAAACGAAACTTCCCAGAATAAGAGAACTAACTTTCTTTGAACCGGATTTCGAGAAATTCGAATGCTTAAAATTAGCTTATGAAGTAATGACGGCCGGCGGAACTTCGCCATGCATTTTAAATGCTGCAAATGAAATCGCTGTTGATAAATTCCTTAAAGGAAAAATACATTTTACTGATATTCCCTTGATAATAAAATCATCACTTGATAAAATTGAAAATCACCGTACACCTGATTTGGAAACAATTTTTGAATGTGATCGTCAAACGAGGGAATATGCAGAACACTTTTTTGACAATTAA
- a CDS encoding DUF561 domain-containing protein, whose product MNINNRVTKFFNIKFPIIQAGMVWVSGWKLASAVSNNGGLGLIGAGSMKPDLLREHIQKCKAATDKPFGVNIPLLRGDVEDLVNVVIEENVKIVFSSAGHPGKFIDILKKNNITVCHVVPSIKFALKAESVGCDAIIGEGVEAGGHNGVDELTTFALIPQLVDSVKIPVIAAGGIADGRGILAAFALGAEGVQIGTRFAVTVESSAHQNYKDKVVEAKDNDTVLIFKKIGMARLLKNKFSEDVITAEYSGADAHMLKELLGQKRERLGIFEGDSEQGMMEAGQGSGLIKDIPTVNELMQRLIKEYSDACKMLSC is encoded by the coding sequence ATGAATATCAACAACCGTGTAACAAAATTTTTCAACATCAAATTCCCTATTATTCAAGCAGGAATGGTTTGGGTATCGGGTTGGAAACTTGCTTCGGCAGTTTCTAATAACGGCGGACTCGGATTAATTGGTGCAGGATCAATGAAGCCGGACTTACTTCGTGAGCATATTCAAAAATGTAAAGCAGCTACGGATAAACCTTTCGGTGTTAATATTCCATTATTACGCGGAGATGTAGAAGATTTGGTGAATGTGGTTATTGAAGAAAATGTAAAGATCGTTTTTTCTTCGGCTGGTCATCCGGGTAAATTTATAGATATTCTTAAGAAAAATAATATAACCGTTTGCCATGTTGTTCCATCAATTAAATTTGCTTTGAAAGCTGAAAGTGTGGGATGCGATGCAATTATCGGCGAAGGTGTTGAAGCCGGAGGACACAACGGGGTGGATGAATTAACAACATTTGCTTTGATTCCTCAATTGGTTGATTCAGTTAAAATTCCAGTTATAGCTGCCGGTGGTATTGCTGATGGTAGAGGGATTTTAGCTGCTTTTGCATTAGGTGCAGAAGGAGTTCAAATCGGAACTCGTTTTGCCGTGACAGTTGAATCTTCAGCTCATCAGAATTATAAGGACAAAGTAGTTGAAGCGAAGGATAACGATACTGTGTTAATTTTTAAAAAGATCGGAATGGCTAGATTGTTAAAGAATAAATTCAGCGAAGATGTAATTACCGCAGAGTATTCAGGTGCTGATGCTCACATGCTAAAAGAACTACTTGGACAAAAGCGCGAAAGATTAGGTATATTCGAGGGAGATTCCGAACAGGGTATGATGGAAGCAGGACAAGGTTCCGGGTTGATAAAAGATATCCCGACAGTTAATGAATTGATGCAAAGATTAATAAAAGAATATTCTGATGCATGCAAAATGTTAAGTTGCTGA
- the metK gene encoding methionine adenosyltransferase, which produces MSYLFTSESVSEGHPDKVCDAISDGILDAILKQDANARVACETFVTTGLVLVGGEITTKAYVDVQDVVRKIVENIGYTEAEYKFDSESCSVLNAIHSQSPDIAMGVDKGGAGDQGIMFGYACDQTKEYMPMPIVFAHKLVQRLAYIRKRKPDLMPYLRPDSKSQVTIEYDDNHKPVRVDAVVISTQHDANVRQSTIKKDVIEHVVKNIIPSKYLDKKTKYYVNPTGRFEIGGPHGDSGLTGRKIIVDTYGGWAPHGGGAFSGKDPSKVDRSATYAARYVAKNIVAAKLAKECLVQLSYAIGVAEPVSIYVDTKGTGKISDAEISKMIKKEVDLTPKGIINKLKLRNPIYLKTSSYGHFGRNEKSFTWEQLDLVPTFKKYLPKK; this is translated from the coding sequence ATGTCCTACCTATTTACATCCGAATCGGTTTCGGAAGGTCATCCGGATAAAGTTTGTGATGCTATATCCGATGGAATACTTGATGCAATATTAAAGCAAGATGCAAATGCAAGAGTTGCCTGCGAAACTTTTGTAACAACCGGCTTAGTTTTGGTTGGAGGAGAAATTACAACTAAAGCATATGTTGATGTTCAAGATGTTGTTCGTAAAATTGTAGAAAATATTGGATATACAGAAGCAGAGTATAAATTTGATTCTGAATCTTGTTCGGTCTTAAACGCAATTCATTCTCAATCACCTGATATCGCAATGGGTGTAGATAAAGGCGGAGCCGGTGATCAAGGTATTATGTTTGGTTATGCTTGTGATCAAACAAAAGAATACATGCCGATGCCGATAGTTTTCGCGCATAAACTAGTTCAAAGATTAGCATATATAAGAAAACGTAAACCTGATTTAATGCCGTACTTAAGACCCGATTCCAAATCCCAAGTAACAATTGAATATGATGATAATCATAAACCTGTTAGAGTAGATGCAGTAGTAATTTCAACACAGCATGACGCAAATGTTCGTCAATCCACAATTAAGAAAGATGTAATTGAACATGTAGTAAAGAATATAATTCCTTCGAAGTATCTTGATAAGAAAACTAAGTACTATGTAAACCCAACCGGTAGATTTGAAATCGGTGGGCCTCACGGTGATAGCGGTTTAACAGGCAGAAAAATTATTGTTGATACATATGGTGGATGGGCTCCTCATGGCGGCGGGGCTTTCTCAGGAAAAGATCCTTCTAAAGTTGATCGAAGTGCAACATATGCAGCCCGATATGTTGCTAAAAATATTGTCGCGGCAAAACTTGCAAAGGAATGTTTAGTTCAACTTTCATATGCAATTGGTGTTGCCGAACCCGTTTCAATTTATGTTGATACAAAAGGAACCGGTAAAATCTCCGATGCGGAAATTTCAAAAATGATAAAGAAAGAAGTTGATCTTACTCCAAAAGGAATTATTAATAAACTGAAATTAAGAAATCCAATTTATCTTAAGACTTCATCATACGGACACTTTGGTCGCAATGAAAAATCTTTCACTTGGGAACAATTGGATTTGGTACCAACATTCAAGAAATATTTACCTAAAAAATAA